The genomic interval GATTTTCTCGATAAAAATATTGATGAACTGAGCAATCTCGCCCATTTCATCTTGACTGTTAATCTTCACGCGCGCCGTCAAATCGCCATTTCCACTTGAAAGATCACGCACACGCTCCAGTAAAATCTCCAAAGGATTGCCCACAACGCGTTTGAGTACCCACATCATGAGCACCGAAGTAATCAGCAACGAAAGGGAAAAGATACTTACCAATTTCCAACTCACATCACCAATGTATGCATCAATTTCGGCAAAAGAGAAAGTCATATCCATAACCCCTAAAACATCTCCTTTTTGAGATGTTGCATGACAGGCTAAACAATCAGGCTCAGCAATAAGAGGTTTTAAAAGTCGTAAACGGTGCCCTTTCTCATCATCAAGCGTTATATTGTGATGGGTTGGATTTTTAAAAATATTCACAACGGCGGTGTCGGTTGAAAGCTTGGCATCGATACCAAACGTATCAATCACCGCTTGTGATTGGTGAATCTTAAGCTCTTTAATCCCCTTCATCGCACCCGCTTCTTGCAATGATTTTTCAATCAAAGCACGATCTCCCAAGTTCATGGCAGCACGAACGGTCTGAAAAACCGATTGACTTAGCAAATTGAGATTATTTTCACTTTGCATTTGAGATGATTTTTTGAACTCACCAACGATGAAAAATTGTAAAACAATAAAACTACCCAATAAAAGAGGAATAAGCGTTAACCCTATTTTTAAACCTATGCCTTTGCGCATCTGTAGGCCTTTCGAACGTTCATCACATCAATTAAATTCATATCTTCGAGCATTTCATACAACTCTTCACTTCCAACATTTACATGTAAAGCAATTTTGTCCATTTCAATCGATTTAATGACACAACCGATGACGGATGACGTGATAATGAAAGAGTCTTTAATGACAAGATTGATGATGGTATCTGGATGTTGTTCATGCGTTTTTCGAATCGCCTCTTTAATCGCCTGTGCATTTGCAATTGTCTTAATCGTGCCCAAAACAGTAATATCAACATGTTCACTGTGCACTTTGGTCATTAAATCCATTACGCCTCCAAAATCAGAAATCAACCTTTATTATAGTATATTTCTCTGATTTTGGAATTAATGAATCCTTAGAATGACACAATTTAACCACATAATTCCTTTTTAACACATTCGCTCGCCATAGAGATGTTCCAAGCAGGTTCCCACACGATTTTGATCTCGCACATCTCCACCTCTTCTATCGTTAAAACCGCATCTTTCGTCCACTGCTGAATCAGCTCGTGCAGAGGGCAACCTTTGGTGGAGAGCGTCATCGTAACCAATACCTGGTTAGTGTCAATTTTAACATCGTAAATCAGCCCCAAAGCGACAATATCAAACCCAACTTCAGGGTCTATGACGGTTTCAATGGCAGCGTAAACCGCTTCTTTTGTTATCATTTTTTACTCCTTCATTTTATAGTTAAATGCGTAAAGTGCATTCAAAGCGACTAAGACCAGTGAACTTAACAGCAACACGCTTCCTAGGAAAAAAAGTCTCTCTATCTGAGTGGCAACACCACTGCACATAATCCCTACTGCAACAAACAGCATCCATGTTTGGCTGTCTGCCATCTTGGTGTGAATCATCTGATGCAACAAAGGTACTTTTTGCTTTCCAACTAAGGGTGAGAATTTCTCATACCAGATCAAAAAAGGCAAGATTTTATAGATATGCCCCACGATAAAGGAGAGTAAAAAGCCAAAGAAGAAAAGCACGCCTGAAAGGATGCCCAAATAGGCCTCTGTTAGAATAAAATAGAGCGTACATGTAAACACCGACGCGACCAAACAGACCAGTGCAAAAAGGAGATTTTTGACCCAATAATCATTCTGTTTGCGCACCCTTTGTTTTAGAATCACAGCGATTTGCACAACAAAAGAGAGCACCCCTAAAACCATGCACACAACAGCAATGCTTTGCACAAAAAGAGGAAAGGAGGCAATAAGTGCGATCATCATCAGCGTCACACCAAAACTGTGCAGATAAAATGCTCTGTTGATCCACTGCTCACTAAAGTTATGTGAGAGTGAAAACATCGGAATAAGCACCATTGAAACGCCCATAACGATCATCATCACAAATCCACCAAGGGTTCCTATGATGTGTGCTTTCACCCAAGCATCCATATCAATCGCTAAAAAACCGTGACCTAAATTAAGCCCGATCAATAAGCCTAAGCTCACCGAAATAAACAAAAAGATCGTACCCATGAGTAAAAACTTGCTTACTAAGGTGATCTTCTCTAAACGGTAAAAGGTGAGAAACACATTGAAACAAAAAATCAGCATTGAAAGGTAGGTAATAACTGCACCGTAAGGAATCAGCAGATGAAACTCAGCAAAGCTAAATCCGCTGACCATCAGTGAAAAGCCAATAACGTACATGTAAAACTGCACATAAGCAAAATCTTTGGAAAAAATGGGCGCTTCAAGCACGACAGGCAACAGCTGATACATTGCCCCAAAGATAATCATCATCACAAATCCCAGCAGATAAAGATGTGAAAATGCTGCAAGGGATGAAGAGATGATATAGCCTGAGATGTCAGAACTCATTGACAAAAGTGCCACACCACTGAGCGTTAAAAAGAGAATTCCTGCGATAAAAAAGTGCGCGACCAAGACAAACGGTGGTGCCATCTCCGTGGCAAGTGAGACGTTCATGCTCTCATCCTGCGCACTGTTTTTGGCTAAGATCTACTTTGTCACTCATACCCTCTTTGTATGAAAAGATAAGTTGGAGTTTACCACCATCAAGTTCGCTCACTTCAATGTCGTAAAAGGGTTGCACTTTGGCAAGCAAACCTACAGGAGAGCGGTGGTTGATCATCACCACTTTTTTCGTAGGCGCATCTAAAAGCTCAAGGGCGATCATCGCATTGACCATCGGTTCGGGTGGCACACATGTTGAAGTATCGAAGCTAATAAACTCTATTCCTTCTTGAAAATAGGTGAAAAAAGGAACCGTTGCATTGTTTACATGTAAAAGCGTTGCGTCGCTTGGGAAGCTGTTTGAAGTCATCATCGTTTCATCCTTTGTTTTGATGAAACTATAATGCAAAGCGAAGTTAATTTCCTTAATCTACATCAAGAAAAAGACAAATTATATCTGATTTAAAAAAGAAAGAGAGAGCCTTTGTTCAAGGCTCTTGTAGAAGATATTAATGTAAAAAGTGTCTCACACCTGTAAAGTACAGTGCCATACCATGCTCATTTGCCGCGGCGATGACATCCTCATCACGAATGCTGCCCCCTGGTTCAATGATTGCTTTAACACCCGCTGCAGCTGCGGCATCAATACTATCACGGAAGGGGAAGAATGCTTCACTCGCCAACGCTGCGCCACTCACATCAATGCCCATCTCCTCAGCTTTGCGAAGAGCGGCTTTGGCAGCATCCACACGACTCGTCATGCCCATACCAATCGCCACCATTGAACTGTCTTTGACATAAACAACACAGTTTGATTTGGTCAAACTTGCCACTTTATAGGCAATTTCAAGATCGCTAAGCTCTTGTTTGGAAGCGGTTCTGCTTGTCAAACATTTTGCATTTTTGATCTCATCGTCATTCACCATGTCACTCTCTTGGAACACAAAACCACCATCGACGTGTTTAAAGTCATACGCATCTTCGCTAAGAACAAGGTATTTGCTCTCTTGCGTAAAGATTTTGATGCGTTTTTTAGCATCAAACACATGCAATGCATCGTCATCGACATTGGCCGCGATGATGACTTCGACAAAAATTTCATTGATTTTCTCAGCTAATGCTTTATTGAGTGTTCCATTGATCGCCACAACACCACCATACGCTGAAACAGGGTCACATTTGAGGGCTTTGATGTAACTGTCTAACAGATCGCCACCAATGGCAAAACCGCAAGGATTGGCGTGTTTAATGATGCACACCGCAGGCGCATCGCCAAAGGATGCGGCGATTTTAACCGCACCGTTGATGTCCGTCATATTATTAAAACTGGCTTCGCCTTTGAGGGTTTTAAAATTATTGGTAAAGAAGTAGTCAAACTCGTACAAAGAGCCCTTTTGATGCGGGTTTTCACCGTAACGGGTATCGAACGCTTTGGTGCCTACGATGAACTGTTTCTCCCCAAAACCATTGTTAAAACGTTTGTTCATATAGTTGGCAATCATGCTGTCATACGCACCTGTGTGCTCGAACGCTTTGATCATTAAATCGCGTCTAAATTCTAATGTATTTTTGCCAGATTTTAGTGCTTCAATCACGTTGTCATAGTCCAAAACATCGGTTACGATCAATACATCATTAAAGTTTTTTGCCGCACTGCGCA from Sulfurospirillum multivorans DSM 12446 carries:
- a CDS encoding metal-sulfur cluster assembly factor, which encodes MITKEAVYAAIETVIDPEVGFDIVALGLIYDVKIDTNQVLVTMTLSTKGCPLHELIQQWTKDAVLTIEEVEMCEIKIVWEPAWNISMASECVKKELCG
- the purH gene encoding bifunctional phosphoribosylaminoimidazolecarboxamide formyltransferase/IMP cyclohydrolase; the encoded protein is MRALISVSDKTGIVEFAKDLVTLGFEIISTGGTYKLLSEEGVKALEISEVTKFPEMFDGRVKTLNPLIHGGILHRRDLPLHVKLAKEHGIEGIDLVCVNLYPFKETITKTEDFDEIIENIDIGGPAMVRSAAKNFNDVLIVTDVLDYDNVIEALKSGKNTLEFRRDLMIKAFEHTGAYDSMIANYMNKRFNNGFGEKQFIVGTKAFDTRYGENPHQKGSLYEFDYFFTNNFKTLKGEASFNNMTDINGAVKIAASFGDAPAVCIIKHANPCGFAIGGDLLDSYIKALKCDPVSAYGGVVAINGTLNKALAEKINEIFVEVIIAANVDDDALHVFDAKKRIKIFTQESKYLVLSEDAYDFKHVDGGFVFQESDMVNDDEIKNAKCLTSRTASKQELSDLEIAYKVASLTKSNCVVYVKDSSMVAIGMGMTSRVDAAKAALRKAEEMGIDVSGAALASEAFFPFRDSIDAAAAAGVKAIIEPGGSIRDEDVIAAANEHGMALYFTGVRHFLH